A part of Streptomyces sp. DSM 40750 genomic DNA contains:
- the fxsT gene encoding FxSxx-COOH system tetratricopeptide repeat protein: MTENRNGTVITFYSYKGGTGRTMTLANVAWILAANGHRVLVVDWDLEAPGLHKFFHPFLNPAMLRATPGLINIIDDYRRQALHDLPDRAPDWHRRHARVRPHALTLDWAFPEGGSLDFLSAGRRQDDYPLVGNLDWELFYASYGGGQFFDAMRSDMRRHYDYTLIDSRTGLSDLADICTVQMPNTLVVCYTLSSQSIEGAAAVAQDIRERFGHKGIRVLPLAMRIDLGEKDKLDAGRALARERFAGLPAGLAGERLTDYWSSMEVLYQPYYAYEEILAAFGDPPTTANSMLSACERVTSVVTEGRVTRLPLIGEEKRARYKAAYTRRRPLPVSRLVLYYVSEDRMWVDWLESVLRDAGFEVTPMDVRALPQDADALARDDDRDGTGGEDTSDGSERLLAVVSHAFLNSRRARRAWDDAVRVGGRGPRNRPVAVRVDDVRLGLPQSGRGAIDLSRLDEERAYTTLLTGLDHPDVLPAAPGAAARFPNTGTRISNVQPRYPWFTGRSPILDRLRERLVSGRSGQRLPQVLHGLGGVGKSQLAREYAHRFKADYDLVWWIDAEQPDLVPPKVAALARELGLPVGDDVSEAAEAAMAALRQGNPCARWLLIFDNVPDLDRASHLFPDHIGALRDHVYGHILVTTRARPGSTLVQSLEMEVFTREESVEHLCRRVPGLREADADRVADALGDLPLAVEVAAAWLEATATPVQEYIEQLREQSTRVLSVQEAVDAVEYPSSVGVTWNISITRLREESPAAARLLELCAFFSAEPISMSLISSDAMIDALLPYDRDLRARYMLGRVTQALNRFALAKVDSADNSIQVHRLVQAAVRDSLDDERYMQTMHEVHRILAAARPREGAVDDPAQWLGFEVIWPHLTPSKIRECAEEEPRQLMVDRVRYLGRRGELHAARTLATQLDEKWTEFAEVDDEQILNLRFQLANVLRAQGEYQAARAMDESTLDGRRRLFGEGHPSILIASGSLAADYRALGRYKEALELDLRIHLGFKEIFGEDHGRTLSAANNLAIDFRLGGDSETARRLTEDTVRRRTALLGPTHPYTLATKGHHARDLRDLGDYRTSAELLREVREGFEQVFNPGVPEVLQADKSLAVSLRKAGRIAEALLITEETWKTYARYHDRYGSTIPEVLACGLNLAADYFVTDPEDGPARAVRQVEEVLDGYRDSFGAEHPFTMYCFNNLAMYHRVLGNAEKAQELSRHAHDSLAATLGDDHPAVLSAALNLANAYGDLGLHERAEHWERQAVEGLRERFGPDHPDVLVGTGNLAITLRDTGRTEEADRLQKKMVTRLSQLLGTTHQVTALVRSWQRVGRDLEPHQI; this comes from the coding sequence ATGACGGAGAACCGCAACGGCACGGTGATCACGTTCTACTCGTACAAGGGCGGCACCGGGCGGACCATGACGCTCGCGAACGTGGCGTGGATCCTGGCCGCGAACGGACACCGCGTCCTGGTCGTCGACTGGGATCTGGAGGCGCCGGGCCTGCACAAGTTCTTCCACCCGTTCCTGAACCCCGCCATGCTCCGGGCGACACCCGGACTGATCAACATCATCGACGACTACCGGCGGCAGGCCTTGCACGACCTGCCCGACCGCGCCCCCGACTGGCACCGCCGGCACGCCCGCGTCCGGCCCCACGCGCTCACCCTCGACTGGGCGTTCCCCGAGGGCGGCAGCCTGGACTTCCTGTCCGCCGGGCGCAGGCAGGACGACTACCCGCTGGTCGGCAACCTGGACTGGGAGCTCTTCTACGCCAGTTACGGCGGCGGCCAGTTCTTCGACGCGATGCGCTCCGACATGCGGCGCCACTACGACTACACCCTGATCGACAGCCGCACCGGCCTCAGCGACCTCGCGGACATCTGCACCGTGCAGATGCCCAACACCCTGGTCGTCTGCTACACGCTCAGCAGCCAGAGCATCGAGGGCGCCGCCGCCGTCGCCCAGGACATCCGGGAGCGGTTCGGTCACAAGGGCATCCGCGTCCTGCCGCTCGCCATGCGCATCGACCTCGGCGAGAAGGACAAGCTCGACGCGGGGCGCGCCCTGGCCCGGGAGCGCTTCGCCGGGCTGCCGGCCGGTCTGGCGGGCGAGCGGCTCACCGACTACTGGTCGTCGATGGAGGTCCTCTACCAGCCGTACTACGCCTACGAGGAGATCCTGGCGGCCTTCGGCGACCCGCCGACGACGGCCAACTCGATGCTGAGCGCCTGCGAACGGGTCACCTCCGTCGTCACCGAGGGCCGGGTCACCCGGCTGCCCCTGATCGGCGAGGAGAAGCGGGCCCGGTACAAGGCCGCCTACACCCGGCGGCGGCCGCTGCCGGTCTCCCGGCTGGTGCTGTACTACGTCTCCGAGGACCGGATGTGGGTGGACTGGCTGGAGTCGGTGCTGCGGGACGCCGGGTTCGAGGTGACGCCCATGGACGTCCGGGCGCTGCCGCAGGACGCCGACGCGCTGGCGCGGGACGACGACCGGGACGGGACCGGCGGCGAGGACACGTCCGACGGCTCGGAGCGGCTGCTCGCCGTGGTCTCCCACGCCTTCCTCAACTCCCGGCGGGCCCGCCGGGCCTGGGACGACGCCGTACGCGTCGGTGGGCGGGGACCGCGGAACCGGCCGGTGGCGGTGCGCGTCGACGACGTCCGGCTGGGCCTCCCGCAGTCCGGCCGGGGCGCGATCGACCTGAGCCGACTGGACGAGGAGCGGGCGTACACCACGCTGCTGACCGGCCTCGACCACCCGGACGTGCTGCCCGCGGCGCCCGGCGCCGCCGCGCGCTTCCCCAACACCGGGACGCGGATCTCCAACGTCCAGCCCCGCTACCCGTGGTTCACCGGCCGCTCCCCGATCCTGGACCGGCTGCGGGAGCGCCTGGTCAGCGGCCGCTCCGGACAGCGGCTGCCGCAGGTGCTGCACGGCCTGGGCGGGGTCGGCAAGTCCCAGCTGGCCCGCGAGTACGCCCACCGGTTCAAGGCGGACTACGACCTGGTGTGGTGGATCGACGCCGAACAGCCGGACCTGGTCCCGCCGAAGGTGGCCGCCCTCGCCCGGGAACTGGGCCTGCCCGTCGGCGACGACGTCTCCGAGGCGGCCGAGGCGGCCATGGCGGCGCTCCGGCAGGGGAATCCGTGCGCGCGCTGGCTGCTGATCTTCGACAACGTCCCCGACCTGGACCGGGCGTCGCACCTCTTCCCGGATCACATCGGGGCCCTGCGGGACCACGTCTACGGCCACATCCTGGTCACCACCCGCGCCCGGCCCGGCTCGACCCTGGTCCAGTCGCTGGAGATGGAGGTCTTCACCCGCGAGGAGAGCGTGGAGCATCTGTGCCGCCGGGTCCCCGGGCTGCGCGAGGCCGACGCGGACCGGGTCGCCGACGCGCTGGGCGACCTGCCGCTCGCCGTGGAGGTCGCGGCGGCCTGGCTGGAGGCGACGGCCACCCCGGTGCAGGAGTACATCGAGCAGCTGCGGGAGCAGTCCACCCGGGTGCTGTCCGTGCAGGAGGCCGTGGACGCCGTCGAGTACCCGTCCTCCGTCGGCGTCACCTGGAACATCTCCATCACCCGGCTGCGCGAGGAGTCCCCGGCGGCGGCCCGGCTGCTCGAACTGTGCGCCTTCTTCTCGGCCGAGCCCATCTCGATGTCCCTGATCAGCAGCGACGCGATGATCGACGCCCTGCTCCCGTACGACCGGGACCTGCGCGCCCGCTACATGCTCGGCCGCGTCACCCAGGCCCTGAACCGCTTCGCCCTCGCCAAGGTCGACTCGGCCGACAACTCGATCCAGGTGCACCGCCTGGTGCAGGCGGCGGTGCGGGACAGCCTGGACGACGAGCGGTACATGCAGACCATGCACGAGGTGCACCGCATTCTCGCCGCCGCCCGGCCGCGCGAGGGCGCCGTGGACGATCCCGCACAGTGGCTCGGGTTCGAGGTGATCTGGCCGCATTTGACGCCCTCGAAGATCCGCGAGTGCGCGGAGGAGGAGCCACGCCAGCTGATGGTCGACCGCGTCCGCTACCTGGGCAGGCGTGGCGAACTGCACGCCGCGCGGACCCTGGCCACCCAACTCGACGAAAAATGGACCGAGTTCGCGGAAGTGGACGACGAGCAGATTCTCAACCTCCGCTTCCAGTTGGCCAACGTGCTGCGCGCCCAGGGTGAGTACCAGGCCGCGAGGGCCATGGACGAAAGCACCCTGGACGGCCGCCGACGGCTCTTCGGTGAGGGGCACCCGAGCATCCTCATCGCCTCAGGCAGCCTCGCCGCCGACTACAGGGCGCTGGGCCGCTACAAGGAGGCCCTGGAACTGGACCTGCGGATCCATCTGGGCTTCAAGGAGATCTTCGGCGAGGACCACGGGCGCACGCTGTCCGCCGCCAACAACCTGGCCATCGACTTCCGGCTCGGCGGCGACAGCGAGACCGCCCGCCGCCTCACCGAGGACACGGTCCGCCGCCGTACCGCCCTGCTGGGCCCGACGCATCCCTACACCCTCGCCACCAAGGGTCACCACGCGCGGGACCTGCGCGACCTGGGGGACTACCGGACCTCCGCGGAGCTGCTGCGCGAGGTGCGCGAAGGATTCGAGCAGGTGTTCAACCCAGGGGTGCCGGAGGTGCTGCAGGCCGACAAGAGCCTCGCGGTCTCGCTGCGCAAGGCGGGCCGCATCGCCGAAGCGCTGCTGATCACGGAGGAGACCTGGAAGACGTACGCCCGCTACCACGACCGCTACGGCAGCACCATCCCCGAGGTCCTGGCCTGCGGGCTCAACCTCGCCGCGGACTACTTCGTCACCGATCCCGAGGACGGTCCCGCGCGGGCGGTCCGGCAGGTCGAGGAGGTGCTGGACGGGTACCGGGACTCGTTCGGCGCCGAGCATCCGTTCACCATGTACTGCTTCAACAACCTCGCCATGTACCACCGGGTCCTGGGGAACGCGGAGAAGGCGCAGGAACTGAGCCGCCACGCCCACGACAGCCTGGCGGCGACCCTCGGCGACGACCATCCGGCCGTCCTGTCCGCCGCCCTCAACCTGGCCAACGCCTATGGCGACCTGGGCCTGCACGAGCGCGCCGAACACTGGGAACGCCAGGCCGTGGAAGGGCTCCGCGAGCGTTTCGGCCCCGACCACCCCGATGTCCTGGTCGGCACGGGCAATCTGGCGATCACCCTGCGGGACACCGGCCGCACGGAGGAGGCCGACCGGCTCCAGAAGAAGATGGTGACCCGGCTCTCCCAGCTACTGGGCACCACCCACCAGGTCACCGCGCTGGTCCGTTCCTGGCAGCGGGTGGGCCGGGACTTGGAGCCGCATCAGATCTGA
- a CDS encoding ATP-binding protein yields MSIWWSLHLRREAASVPLARRLLIGTMETAGVDPDVSYDLSIALSEACANAVEHGGAVAAGGTSEAYRVTAYLDGEKCRIEVADSGPGFPHRHPVRPAHTDDENGRGLGLIRELADHVHIGNKPGRGGAVVSFDKILKWRDDAPLVAV; encoded by the coding sequence ATGAGCATCTGGTGGTCACTCCATTTGCGGCGTGAGGCTGCGAGCGTGCCGCTCGCCCGGCGGCTGCTGATCGGCACGATGGAGACGGCGGGCGTCGACCCGGACGTGTCCTACGACCTCTCCATCGCCCTCAGCGAGGCCTGTGCCAACGCCGTCGAGCACGGCGGCGCGGTCGCGGCGGGCGGCACCTCCGAGGCGTACCGGGTCACCGCCTACCTCGACGGCGAGAAATGCCGTATCGAGGTCGCCGACTCCGGCCCCGGGTTCCCCCACCGCCACCCGGTCCGCCCGGCCCACACCGACGACGAGAACGGCCGGGGCCTCGGCCTGATCCGCGAACTCGCCGACCACGTCCACATCGGCAACAAGCCGGGCCGCGGCGGCGCGGTGGTCAGCTTCGACAAGATCCTCAAGTGGCGCGACGACGCGCCGCTGGTGGCGGTGTAG
- a CDS encoding YcnI family copper-binding membrane protein has product MKASRIAAVGALAGSAVLILSGPAFAHVSVAAEGTAAKGGYATVNFKVPNERDDATTTKLEVNFPTDHPLASAQPEAIPGWKIDVTEAKLDKPVELHGEQIDEAVSKITWTATGDGIAAGFFQKFPVSIGQLPEDTDELVFKAIQTYSNKDVVRWIEVPQEGQEEPENPAAVLALSAATEDHHGSSGSSGSSTASDESADAADAEAASNETAASADTSDTTARVLGIVGIVFGVAGVAYGVLAGRRRTNA; this is encoded by the coding sequence ATGAAGGCTTCTCGTATCGCCGCCGTCGGCGCCCTCGCCGGCTCGGCCGTCCTCATCCTGTCCGGCCCCGCGTTCGCGCACGTCAGCGTCGCGGCGGAGGGCACGGCGGCCAAGGGCGGGTACGCGACCGTCAACTTCAAGGTCCCCAACGAGCGCGACGATGCCACGACCACCAAGCTGGAAGTGAACTTCCCGACCGACCACCCGCTCGCCTCGGCCCAGCCGGAAGCCATCCCCGGCTGGAAGATCGACGTCACCGAGGCCAAGCTCGACAAGCCGGTCGAACTGCACGGCGAGCAGATCGACGAGGCCGTCTCCAAGATCACCTGGACCGCCACCGGCGACGGCATCGCGGCGGGCTTCTTCCAGAAGTTCCCGGTCTCCATCGGCCAACTCCCCGAGGACACCGACGAACTGGTCTTCAAGGCCATCCAGACGTACTCCAACAAGGACGTCGTCCGGTGGATCGAGGTGCCGCAGGAAGGCCAGGAGGAGCCCGAGAACCCGGCGGCGGTGCTCGCGCTGTCCGCCGCGACCGAGGACCACCACGGCTCATCCGGCTCGTCGGGCTCCTCCACCGCCTCCGACGAGTCGGCGGACGCCGCGGACGCCGAGGCCGCGTCGAACGAGACCGCCGCATCCGCGGACACCAGCGACACCACCGCCCGCGTGCTCGGCATCGTCGGCATCGTCTTCGGCGTCGCGGGTGTGGCGTACGGCGTTCTGGCCGGCCGACGGCGCACGAACGCCTGA
- a CDS encoding SCO family protein, protein MRTNTKKKTFAAGALLVAAVLTLSGCGTGDDSTTSVAEVSDTGPRKAATVLDQPFTKPDLVLTDTNGKSYDLRKETEGKPTLIYFGYTNCPDICPLTMNNIAVAKKEVSKKLSKSELANLRLVFVTTDPERDTAAELGKWLKGIDSEIVGLTGDFDEIQAGARTLGISISPPTKDKNGKTISEHGTQVIAFSPKTDGGYVLYGEDATVQDYEKDLPKLLKGENP, encoded by the coding sequence ATGCGCACGAACACGAAGAAGAAGACGTTCGCGGCCGGCGCCCTGCTCGTCGCGGCCGTCCTCACCCTCTCCGGCTGCGGCACGGGCGACGACTCCACGACGTCGGTCGCCGAGGTCTCCGACACCGGTCCGCGGAAGGCGGCCACGGTCCTCGACCAGCCGTTCACCAAGCCGGACCTGGTCCTCACCGACACCAACGGCAAGTCGTACGACCTCCGCAAGGAGACCGAGGGCAAGCCGACGCTGATCTACTTCGGCTACACCAACTGCCCCGACATCTGCCCGCTGACCATGAACAACATCGCGGTCGCGAAGAAGGAGGTGTCGAAGAAGCTGTCGAAGTCGGAGCTGGCGAACCTCCGGCTCGTCTTCGTCACCACCGACCCCGAGCGGGACACCGCGGCGGAACTCGGCAAGTGGCTCAAGGGCATCGACTCCGAGATCGTCGGCCTGACCGGCGACTTCGACGAGATCCAGGCCGGCGCCCGCACCCTCGGCATCTCCATCAGTCCGCCGACCAAGGACAAGAACGGCAAGACCATCTCCGAGCACGGCACCCAGGTCATCGCGTTCTCGCCGAAGACCGACGGGGGCTATGTGCTGTACGGCGAGGACGCGACCGTGCAGGACTACGAGAAGGACCTGCCGAAGCTGCTCAAGGGCGAGAACCCGTGA
- a CDS encoding copper chaperone PCu(A)C — MRRRLVGRVLAGPGLVAAAALVLTGCGSSGSSGSSGSADSSGSSAAKLSVKDAYMPQPVTDSMAAGFLVIENDGGTADELTSVTSDIAQDVTVHETTGQSMQKVTALKVPADGELVLKSGGNHLMFENLKRKPKEGETVSLRLNFTKSKAITVEMPVKSATYQPTSGH; from the coding sequence GTGAGGCGTCGGCTCGTCGGACGTGTCCTGGCCGGTCCGGGCCTGGTCGCCGCCGCCGCGCTCGTCCTGACCGGCTGCGGTTCCTCCGGGTCATCCGGTTCATCCGGCTCCGCTGATTCCTCCGGTTCCTCCGCCGCGAAGCTGTCCGTGAAGGACGCCTACATGCCGCAGCCCGTCACGGACTCCATGGCCGCCGGCTTCCTCGTCATCGAGAACGACGGCGGTACGGCGGACGAGCTCACCTCCGTCACCAGCGACATCGCCCAGGACGTCACCGTCCACGAGACGACCGGGCAGTCGATGCAGAAGGTCACGGCTCTGAAGGTCCCCGCCGACGGCGAACTCGTGCTCAAGAGCGGCGGAAACCACCTGATGTTCGAGAACCTGAAGCGCAAGCCGAAGGAAGGCGAGACGGTGTCTCTGCGGTTGAACTTCACCAAGTCCAAGGCCATCACGGTCGAGATGCCTGTGAAGTCGGCGACGTACCAGCCGACCAGCGGGCACTGA
- a CDS encoding copper resistance CopC/CopD family protein, with the protein MSRLRPLLLLLFATLGALLAGAVPVSAHAALTGSDPQQGSVVQEAPGQVSLTFSEKVAMSDGSVRVYDPKGKQADTGEVTDLGGNSYGVELHSGLPDGTFTVTYQVVSADSHPVSGAFTFSVGAPSKTTVAVPEQEAGGGIVGGLYGFARYLSYAGFILLVGGAAFVLACWQRGAGVRPVQRLVVSGWLALTTATLAMLLLRGSYTGSGRLGDIFDLDLVGQVLQTKTGAALVSRLLLLAAAALFIAVLFGAYARRDEEAEDDRDVEEVEEVEQVEQVDGEIAEGAGGAEEAPRGRTSAADDTSGKGVSEKLTSEDTAEDSAEDAEDDEDDEDEDDDHSRQRDLTFGLAIGGGVVSAGLAASWAMAEHASTGIQTGISMPLDVLHLLAVAAWLGGLSTLLVALFRAPVDAQIETAAVRRFSRVAFGSVLVLTATGIYQSWRQVGTWSALTGTSYGQLLLVKIGLVAVLVGIAWISRRWTAQLAEAPAAVEAEAVVEKEPAAAHATVGGSERAAGGGSSPASGSGSAAASDGGSERAVQLARQQAAMASAREKRIRSADPGRTGLRRSVLAEAGVAVVLLAVTTVLTATEPGRTVEEAEAANAAVTQEAEQSGALALDMSFDTGGKNGKGVARLEIDPARVGANEMHVYVQSPDGKPFDIPEVKVAFTLETKKIGPLPVVPDRITTGHWTADGVQIPMAGDWKIEITVRTSDIDQVTVSKNAKIG; encoded by the coding sequence TTGAGCCGGTTGAGGCCGTTGCTGTTGCTGTTGTTCGCCACCCTCGGAGCGCTGCTCGCCGGTGCCGTGCCCGTCTCCGCGCACGCCGCGCTGACCGGCAGCGACCCACAGCAGGGGTCCGTGGTCCAGGAGGCGCCGGGCCAGGTGTCGCTCACGTTCTCCGAGAAGGTCGCGATGTCCGACGGCTCGGTGCGGGTGTACGACCCCAAGGGCAAGCAGGCCGACACCGGCGAGGTCACCGACCTGGGCGGCAACAGCTACGGGGTCGAGCTGCACTCGGGGCTGCCCGACGGCACGTTCACGGTCACGTACCAGGTCGTGTCGGCGGACAGCCACCCCGTCTCCGGCGCCTTCACCTTCTCCGTGGGGGCGCCCTCCAAGACGACGGTCGCCGTACCCGAGCAGGAGGCCGGCGGCGGGATCGTCGGCGGCCTCTACGGGTTCGCGCGCTATCTCTCGTACGCCGGTTTCATCCTGCTGGTCGGCGGCGCCGCCTTCGTGCTGGCCTGCTGGCAGCGCGGTGCCGGGGTACGGCCCGTGCAGCGGCTCGTCGTCTCCGGCTGGCTCGCGCTGACGACCGCCACCCTCGCGATGCTGCTCCTGCGCGGCTCCTACACCGGGTCCGGCAGACTCGGCGACATCTTCGACCTGGACCTCGTCGGCCAGGTCCTCCAGACCAAGACGGGCGCGGCTCTGGTCTCCCGGCTCCTGCTGCTCGCCGCGGCCGCGCTGTTCATCGCGGTGCTGTTCGGGGCGTACGCACGGCGGGACGAGGAGGCCGAGGACGACAGGGACGTCGAGGAGGTCGAGGAGGTCGAGCAGGTCGAGCAGGTCGACGGGGAGATCGCCGAGGGGGCCGGTGGCGCCGAGGAGGCACCTCGGGGTCGTACCTCAGCCGCCGATGACACCTCTGGGAAGGGCGTCTCCGAGAAGCTCACCTCTGAGGACACCGCAGAGGACTCCGCAGAGGACGCCGAGGACGACGAGGACGACGAGGACGAGGACGACGACCACTCCCGCCAACGGGACCTCACCTTCGGGCTCGCCATCGGTGGGGGCGTGGTCTCCGCCGGTCTCGCCGCGAGCTGGGCGATGGCCGAGCACGCCTCGACCGGCATCCAGACGGGCATCTCGATGCCCTTGGACGTCCTGCATCTGCTGGCGGTCGCCGCCTGGCTGGGCGGCCTGTCGACCCTGCTTGTGGCCCTGTTCCGGGCGCCCGTCGACGCACAGATCGAGACGGCGGCCGTACGACGGTTCTCGCGGGTCGCGTTCGGCAGCGTGCTCGTACTGACCGCGACCGGTATCTACCAGTCGTGGCGCCAGGTCGGCACCTGGTCGGCGCTGACCGGCACGTCGTACGGGCAGCTGCTCCTCGTGAAGATCGGCCTGGTCGCCGTACTCGTCGGAATCGCGTGGATCTCGCGCCGGTGGACCGCGCAGCTGGCGGAGGCGCCGGCCGCGGTGGAAGCGGAAGCCGTGGTGGAGAAGGAGCCCGCGGCCGCACACGCCACCGTCGGCGGTTCCGAGCGGGCCGCCGGGGGTGGCTCCTCGCCTGCATCCGGCAGTGGTTCCGCGGCTGCCTCCGACGGTGGCTCCGAGCGGGCCGTCCAGCTCGCCCGGCAGCAGGCGGCGATGGCGAGCGCGCGTGAGAAGCGGATACGGAGCGCCGATCCGGGCCGTACGGGGCTGCGTCGGTCGGTGCTGGCTGAGGCGGGCGTCGCCGTCGTACTCCTCGCCGTCACGACGGTCCTGACGGCCACCGAGCCGGGGCGCACGGTGGAAGAGGCCGAGGCGGCCAACGCGGCCGTGACGCAGGAAGCCGAGCAGTCCGGCGCGCTGGCGCTGGACATGTCGTTCGACACGGGCGGCAAGAACGGCAAGGGCGTGGCCCGGCTGGAGATCGACCCCGCGCGCGTGGGCGCCAACGAGATGCACGTCTACGTCCAGAGCCCCGACGGCAAGCCCTTCGACATCCCCGAGGTGAAGGTCGCCTTCACCCTGGAGACCAAGAAGATCGGCCCCCTGCCCGTCGTCCCCGACCGCATCACCACCGGCCACTGGACGGCGGACGGCGTGCAGATCCCCATGGCGGGCGACTGGAAGATCGAGATCACCGTACGGACATCTGACATCGACCAGGTGACCGTCAGCAAGAACGCGAAGATCGGCTGA